The Lachnospiraceae bacterium KM106-2 nucleotide sequence AGTACATTAAATCAAGCAGGTGTTCATGCAGCTTATTTGAATAGTTCTTTAAGTTATAATCAGTATCGACTTGCTCTTCGTTATGCCGAAGAAGGAAGATACAAAATTATTTACGTTGCCCCAGAACGTCTTATGACAGAGGAGTTTCAGCAGTTTGCAGCGGGTGCGGATATCTCAATGATCAGTGTGGATGAAGCACACTGCGTCTCTCAATGGGGTCAGGACTTTAGACCTAGTTATCTTAAGATCATGGAATTTGTGGATTGTCTTCCAAATCGTCCAATTATCAGTGCATTTACGGCAACAGCAACAAAGCAAGTGAAAGAAGATATTATTTCAATTCTTAGGTTACAGGATCCTACTTGCCTAACAACCGGATTTGATCGAAGCAATCTATTTTTTAGTGTTAAGACACCGGGAGACAAGTTTGCAGAAGTGAGCCGCTATCTGATGGAGCATGGAAAACAGAGCGGTATCATTTATTGTCAGACTAGAAAAGTAGTAGAAGAGGTACATGAGCGATTACTGAAAGAGGGATATGCTGTTACAAGGTATCATGCAGGACTTAGTGATCGAGAGCGAAAACAGAATCAAGAGGATTTCATCTATGATGTAAAGCCTATTATGGTGGCTACCAATGCATTTGGTATGGGAATTGATAAATCTAATGTACGCTTTGTCATCCATTACAACATGCCAAAAGATATGGAAAGCTATTATCAGGAGGCGGGAAGAGCAGGACGAGATGAAGAGCCTTCCGAATGTATCCTCCTTTATGGTGGACAGGATGTGGTCTTGAATCAGTTCTTTATTGATCAGAATCGTGATAATGATGAGTTGGATGAGGAAACATTAGAAGTGATCAAACAGCGAGATCGGGAACGACTCAAAAAGATGACCTTCTATTGTATCACCAATGAATGTCTTCGAGAGTATATGCTACGCTATTTTGGCGAGTTTGGAGATAATTATTGTGGAAATTGTTCGAACTGCTTAACTCAGTTTGAAACAGAAGATGTAACAGAAAGCGCTAAGAAGATCATCGGCTGTGTGGCGTCAATTAATGAACGTTTTGGAATGACCATGGTAGTGGATATCCTACATGGAAGTAAGGCAGCGAAGATTAAAAATTATGGATTTGAATCTAATGACTTCTATGGAACCTTATCTGAGGTGACGATCCCGAAATTACGACAGATCTTAAACCACCTTGTTCTACTAAATTATCTTCATTTAACAGAGGATAAATATCCGGTTCTTCAATTAACCGACGAATCACAAACGGTTCTTGATGGAGACGAAGAGATCGTCATGAAGATGGCGAAAGAGAATGAACGTCCAGTGAAAAAGAAAGCAAAGAAAAAATCAGCAGTCCTTCATGATGTGGACGAGAACTTATTCGAACAATTACGAGAACTTCGTATGTCAATTGCGAAAGAGGAGCATGTTCCTCCATATATTATTTTTTCGGATAAATCTCTTGTGGATATGTGTGCGAAACTGCCGAAGACGAAAGAAGATATGTTAGAAGTCTCCGGTGTGGGTGATGTAAAGTTTGAAAAATATGGACAACGATTCTTAGATATAATAAATCAATAGTGATAAAAGGCAAAAAGAAGTTCTGGTAGGAAGAACTTCTTTTTGCCTTTTTTATTCGAATAATGAGCGAGTATTAATATAAAAAGTCATAATAGCGATGTTTGATTCGTTTGAACAAGGAAGAATGATGGATTAAAAGTACAATTGTTTCGTTTAAAAAGTGCACCATAGAAGTTAGTTCTTCTGGAGAAAGAGAGTGTTTACTATAGAGTGCCTTTTCATAAAGAGCGTACATATTCTCATAGTACTCCTGATACTCAGCGGTTAAGAGTGCTTGATCGCTAGGAGAATGGTAAGTAATCTGTGGTAATAATATTTTTACATATTCGAACATAGCAATGGCCGCACAATTGGAATCACTGTCATGAAATTGCCTCTTCCAGACTCGCAAGGTATGCCATTTCTTAAGCTGAAGATAGAAGAAAAGTCCTAAGAGGATAATTAAGATAAGAGCAACGAGCATTCGAAGGTATTGTAAATAATCAATCAGTGAATCAGGTAGTTTTACTTCATGAGGTAAGTTAAGTGGATCATCATGATAGATGTTTTGGGTAGATTGATTTTTTTGTGACTGACGAACAGATTGAATTTCTTGTGTTAATTTACCTGCTTTTGGCTGTTCCATAACGTGATAGTATGGGGGAGTAACTTCGATTGGAACAAAACCTACCCCGTCTTGATAGATTTCTACCCACGCATGTGCGTTTGACTTCTTGATATCAATGGTTGAATGATCAGAAAGTCCTTTGATATTTTCCGGTGTTACAAGGTAACCTTCTACATATCGGGCAGGAATTCCAAGATAACGAAACATTAACGTAGCAGCAGTTGCGTACTGAACGGAGTAGCCGGAGGGTTTCTCTTCTAAAAAGTATGCTAGAAAATCCTTTTGTGCTGGAAGTACCCATTTCTTAGTCGAATAGGTAATATGCTCTTTGAGATATGATCTTACATGATCAACGGCAGACGAATAGGAAAAATGACTATGTTTTTTGATCGATACATCACCCAAATGGTTTTTTAAGAGGATTCTAGTGTTCTCTGGAATCTGACAGTAGGTTTTGTAGACGAAGATGTTATAGTAACTTTCGTCAGATAAGTATTGTTTTAGCTTTTTAGAAGGTGCTGCTTCTTGTTCTTGTAATTTCGCTGCGATGTCAGGATAATTTGGAACAAGAGAAGAGGAGGCGCAAAATGTATAGTTAGAAATTCTTTTTAGGTTCTTTGCTTGGAAGCCTTCATTTTGTATTAATGCCGATTCGTTTATCTCTGGATGCTGAATGGAACTAAGTTCATAAGGAAGATAAAAATACCTTTTGTTTGCACCCTTAATCGAGATAGTTGTATTTGATGAGAGAGAAGATACCTTGCGATCTTGTTCCAGTGCATGGATAAGGGAAAGCTGACTTGCTGGCAAGAATCCATCTTCCTTCATCCAGTAGAACAAATTATTGTTTTCATAGCGCTCTTGATAAGAGAGATCTGTCCAGTGATCATGTTCATAGACTGATCCAATAAACCCTTTTAGGTACATAGAGCTTGGATGTTCCATTGTGATCGATAAGGCAGAGTCTTTCGAACGACTTTGCGATTGGATAACAGATAATTTGCCTTCTGAAAGAGGATCTAACGTATTGTCATAAATAAAATTAGAGATTGAGGATAGAATCTCTTGCTGTAGAGAGACCAGTGAAAGTTTACCGCTTATATGGAACGTGAGTAATCCTAGTAATGCAAGCAGGAATAATTGCTGTATGTATAAAAGCAGTTGTTTTAAAAAGCGAGAGTTCATTTCAGAGGGGGATAACAGCTTAGCTATTCTAAGCAAAAATATACTGACAATCACTGCAACAACAAGCAAAAAGGATAGCTGTATATGGAACAGTAGTTGAAAAACAAAAAGAGGAAAGAGTAGAAGGAGATAAAGGAATACATTCCGTTGTTTTGCAACTCGGTTGCTTATAAAGCTGATCGTAAAAAAGAAGAAAAACAGAAGCATACTTAAACAAACAGTGTTTTGTTGTTTGGGTAAAATAGTCTGATATACAGGCAAGTATAGAGTGGAGTGGGTTCCAATGGTATGAGCAGCAAGGTTCCATAATAGAATCATTCCTTCGATTAGCTTGGAGTGGAAAAATAGCAGACATAGAAAGAAAAGACTAGTCTGGATGATACAAAAGGCAGGCAGAATAATCCTCTCATGAATACAGCTCCAAAATATCGTGGTCAGGATAACGAAAATTAGGGAAAGCATGAGTGGATAAGAAGGAGCGATCATGGTAAGGAGATAGAATGCTATCGTACCAGATAAGAAGATGCTCAGAAAAAAATCATTGATATTCAATTTAAGTTGTAGTTTGTTAATTGTCATAATAATACCTCTATAGGATTAATTCAAATGAGTTATGTTTCATTTCATCGTAACTGATCGAAATAATATTTGGATCGATTGCTTGTTCTTTGTGAAGCGAAAGAGAAAGGAATCTTTCTTGAAATCCATTAAGGAAGGGCGATTCAAGAAGTTCCTCTTTAGCTAAAAACGGCTGCTGCAAAAGTGAATCTAATAGAGAGGATAGTTCATCCTCTGTTTGGATAGTATAGGTTTGAATTTGTTGTCTCTTTCCATCATAAAAACTGATAGTCAAGTAATCTTGCAAGTGTAATAGCAAGGTAGAAAGAGAATAAGCGGATTCCATGAAATGTTCGATTTGGTCAAGTGAAGGATGATCTTGAGTGGAGTATGTTGTATCAATAAATAACTGAATCATTTGATAGCTAGGAAGTGAATATTCTTTTACCATATATCGATCAAGTTTATTGGAAAGTTTCCAGTGAATTTGCTTTAGAGAGTCTCCATCTTGATATTCTCGAATCCCATTGACCTCATATGGATCTAATTGAGAATGATCTGGATAGTAGGAGGAATCTGATTCAAATCGGCTTCCATCCAGATTCTGAATACGAATATCGATAAGATCAGGATAGATAGTGAATTGATAATGTTTGCAAGGGTGCAGCGTAATATGGAAAAATCCTAAAAAGTCTGATAGGATCAGTTTTCTGATGGAGAGGGTATAGACACCACACCATTCAGGCGTTAGTTGTAAGCTAAGTTGGAGTATCTCTTTTGGGAGGAGATAAGAGCATTTTTCTATCGTAGTTGTTGTGAGATTAATCTCATTTTTACAATCAATCTCTACTTTGCACGCAGCAGCAGAGATTCTAGAATGATTACATAACAACAAGGTAAAATGGAGAGGTTCTTTCCTATGGGCTTTATTAGTTCCTTCAAAGCCACTATCTAGTTGTCTCTTTATCTGGTAAAGAGATAGCAGACTTATGACCATATATCCGATCCACAGGAGAAAAAGAAATACCCCCATTCTAGCATTAAGAAATAGAAAGATGAGAAATGATACAGATGTAACTAGTAGTATAATGAGAATATGCATCATGATCACCGTCCCTAATGCTTCTGTGCTGGAAGTGGAATCGAAGAGAGTATCTCAGCTAGAAGAGCATCTATCTCGATATGATCCAGTCGAGCTTTGGAACTTAATATAATTCGATGTGAAAATACATCATTTACTAAAGTTAGAATATCTTCAGGAATTACATAATCTCGTCCTTGATAAAAGGCGTTTGCCTTTGCAATATTATTAAGAGCCAGGGCACCTCGAGGGCTGATACCAAGTGCAATTCTCTCGTCATTTCGCGTTTTTTCGCATAGATGGGTAATATATTCAAGGATAGAGTCAGATACAAATACTTGTCGAACGGACGCTTGTAAGGATAAGAGTTCTTCTACAGTCATGATCTGCTGTATTTCATCCAAAGGATTAGAAGTTTGGCGATCACGTAATATATTTACTTGACTTTGAAAATCGGGATAACCCATATGAAGGCAGACAAGAAAACGATCAAGCTGTGATTGGGGAAGTAACTGAGTTCCCACGGATCCAATTGGATTTTGTGTGGCAAAGACGATAAAGGGAGAAGGTACCGGATGCGTAACACCATCTACCGTAATTTGTCGTTCTTCCATTACCTCTAACAAGGCAGCTTGCGTTCGACTTAATGCGCGATTGATTTCATCCGCAAGTAACAGATTACACATTACGGCTCCAGGCTGAAATGCGAATTCTCCCGTATCTTTATGATATACCGTGTAACCGATGACATCCGAAGGAACGACATCAGGAGTGAATTGAATTCGTTTATAATCGAGCCCTAATACTTTACGAAATGCTAAGGCCAGTGTGGTTTTTCCAACACCGGGAATATCATCTAATAAAATATGGCCCTTACTTAAAATGGATAGAAAGATTTTTTCAATGATCTCATCCTTTCCAATAATAACTTTTTGAATTTCTGAGATTGCTTTTTTATAATTTTCCATATTTATTCTCCTTATGATCTTGTTTGACTGCGTGCTCTTTGTTCTCCTCTACCATTAGAACTGCGTGGGAAGACATTCTTTTTAGTAGGAGAAATATTAATAAGGCGATCAGTATTAGTAAAAAAAAGATTGTGATATACTTTTTAAAAGAAGTCTTAGCTTTTGTTCCCTGTTTCGATACGGGACAAAGCTTGTGATAAATAGATGTAATATTGTTTCGCGTATCTTTATGATCGGTACGATTTTTTGCGTGCTCAAAGAGATATTGTAATCTCTTGATCGTTTTAAGATCTTGCTTATTTGGTCTTGACGGTAATGACACCACCTCATTAAGGATGGTCTGTGTGATCATGATACCGGTGTTCTTACAGACCTTTGCGGATTCACTTGGTGAAGAAATATGTTAAAAATCAGATAAAAGTGTAGGATGTGAAATGGGCAAGTCATTTCGCTTCATTGCATCAGATAATTGAAAATAGTTATGGACGTAACATCGCTCGGAGGGCTCGATTTTACAGTATTCATCATAAAGTATGGAAATGAAATCCTTTTTGCTATGTATGGTTATTGCTTGGATCTTCTTGGTTAAGGAAGCAATCCGGTTAGTTGTCTTAGCATCCATAGAAGGTCTGAGATCATATAAATTACGAAGGTGATCTTTATATCGAAGGAGTGCACTTAAAGAGTAGAAAACTTGTCCACTCGCCATAACATCGGAGTGTTTATCACGTTGGATGCAGTGCGCAAACCCACCATCTTTTTGCTTGTATTTTAAAATGCCGTCAAGTATGGTATGTCCCTTTTTTATAAATCTTGAATCCGTTTTATAGTCAATGCCAAGTGAACAAAGGGCAACAAGAACTTGTGAGGTACTTTCTACATTACTTTCTCCATAACTCATAAAGTCACCGTCTTTTCCTTGGGATTGGGAGAGGATATGTAACGATCGATCGATGACCGATCGAATCGTCTCGTCTATTTTCTTGCCATCACATTTTCGGATATAGGAAAAGGACTGTTCTAAATTGTAGTAAGGAGAAAGTGCTTGGATTGCCATCGCTGTTATATCAACATCACATCCGGTGGAAGAGAGAGAGAATCCGCCATCCTTTAGTTGGTAGGATAAAATCGACTGAATCAGACTCTCTCGGCTACAATTGGACTCTTTAGGAATAGGGTAACGTATACTGTCGATGGTGATCAAAGCCCAGATATAACTATTTAGTCCTTGAGATTTCAGGCTCATTAAGTCGCTTCGATCATAAACCCCATCTTTAATCAGGTTAATTGACTGCTTGGTATCAGAGCAGGTTATTGAAGTAGGATCCCCACCAAGAGCCAATATAGTTAAGCATAATCGATGCCATTCGGTCGGTTTTTCGTTTGCTAATTCCGTTCGATTAGCATAGCGTGTTATCAGTCCATCCGATAACGCGTTCTGATATACGTGATAATAGTCAGCTACACCAGAACGAGCCATGCCAAATACGAACCAGTCGGCATTAGATGACCCACTGGCATCAGTGAATTCAGAGGCAAGCAGCGAATCATTTGAGGAGAGATTATAATTCATCTTTTGCCAGTTTAGGATGCCAGAAAGAGTCTTAGTAATGATGTCATTGCTAGTTGCATGGATCTTCGAGTAAGGAAGAAAGAGAAACATAATTAGCAAAAGTTTAGTTATGAAATGGCGAATTGTAGGATTTACCATTCTTTTTCCCAATTTCCATCATCTCCTTTCCCAAGTGAAGAACCACCACCAATATCGCGTCCTAGTGCCAGGGTATAACGAATTCGAATGACGTCACCATCAGTAAGGTAACAGTCAGCGAAACCATAGTTTGGATAATCTCCATTTACGGAATACATCCAGCCAGATTGCGGTGTGAAATCCATTTCACCTAATTTGTTTTTCTGATAAGAATCTAGATCAAGAGAGATATGTGCCTTCTCCAGATGTTCCTTCAGATCATTAGGAATAGAAGGGTTTACGACTAAATTCTCTTTTTCGAGAGCACTAAGATAGAAGGAAGCTTCACTTGTGCCATTTTTTTGATAAGTAAAGTTATTTTTCTTTAGTAATTGATCTAGTACATAGGTAGCCTTTTCTCCTTGATGTAGCTCTACTTTGGTTGGAGGAATCAAGTATCCAAGACCTATCGTAGTTGCTTCTATGCTAAAAGTTGCGGTACCTATCACATCCCCATCCTGTTTACAGTTGCAGGTAATATGAAATGTAGTCGTCTTTTTTCGATTTTCTGAGTCTTTAATTACTATGATGACAATATTTTCGCCGCTTTTTAAAGTTAGTTTGTAGCTGGTTTTTGTACTGTCATCCCATGTATATTTAACGGGAGAACCATTACAGGTAACCGTAACATTATCGCCATAAATTCTTTCGCCATTATGATCTACAGGTTTAATATAAAAGGTTCGAATATTACCGGTTACGGTAGAATGATCTTTTAGGTCTGTAATGAGTTTAGGAGCAAGGGAATCATCGCTCTCATCGTCAGGATTGGTATCATCTACAATTGGAGTGTATTTAACCGTAAACGATTTATAAACCGAAGTTCCGCCTTTTGAAGCGGTCATCTGTATTGTGTTTTTTCCTTTTTTGAGCGAAGCTTCGTACTGATGTCCTTTGAGTGGAGATAATACAGCATCATTACAGGTTAGTGAAATTGGGACTTCATCCTGACCAAGAGCGGCGCTAGCGGTAAAACGAAGGGAGCTGGTCGTAATCGTTTGATTGGTCAATGAAGTGCTGATCATTATCTTTTCCGTCGATGGCTGATAGGTGATCTCATACTGTTTTGATGTGGATTTACCTTCGGAACTTACAGCGGACAGTGTAATCAGATTTTTACCATTTTCCAGCGATAAGTGATAAGTATCCTTGCTAATAGATAGTTTTTGATCATTATGTACTGCGGAGAGAGCAAGCTCTTTGCCATTTTCAAAAGCATGGGCTTGGAAGGTAAGCTCCTTTTCCTTTACAATTGTGTGATCGACAAGAGTAGTATCTATAACAGGAGCGTCTAGTTGAACTTTGATATGATAAGTTTTGCTGATCTGAAAGAGAGAGCCATCAGAAGGATTTTCATAGGTGACCTGTATTTTGATCGTATTTTCACCTTCTTGTAAAAGTACTGTTTCATGAAATTGTTTTACGATGGTCTGATTCACGAATACTTCTGTATTTTTTACATTAAGATTATTTTTATATTGGATGATGTGAAAATTATATTGTTTTGTGGAAACGGTTTCATAGTCTTTGATCGTAGTTGTGAAATATTTGTTCTCAACATAGGGTGTTGGAGTTGAAGATGGCTGAATGCTGGGAACAGGGGAAGGTGCGATCAGGTCATGATTAGTTTGTTTGTCTGGGGGTGTCTGGCTGGGCATACTCGATGGTAAAGCAGTGGTATTGGTAGTAGAAGCGAGTTTCTGTTGCTTCTTAGTGGTTGGGACCTTAGTAAAAGGCGTTGGTGAAAAGGTTGCACTAGGTGCAGCGGAGTTGGTTTCTTTTTTTTGCGAGACTGAAATTTTATCTGAATGTTTATCTGAATTTTGTATGTTATGATTTGGGGTGTTTGTATGCTGAGGTGAACTACTATGAGAGGGACCGAATATTTGAAGTTTCCCGCGTTCTCCAGCAGAAAGCATTACAAAGTTTCGATTTGGATTAATTCCTTTGATCGGATTTTCTATTACTTGTTTTGTCTGATGGGAGATAATACAAAAACCTGATAAAATAAGGGCTAATGGTATTAAGATACAGCAAAGAGTAAGAATTAAAGATTTCCAATTTTTTTTATGAAACAATAAAATTACCTCCCAGAATTTGGTGTTAAAATATTTCACTAATGACTATAAAGGATAATGAAAATTTTTGCAACAATAAAAATTTTTCTATAATTTAACAAAAGCACTGGTAAAAATTACAATGATAAGTTATAATGAGTGGGAAAATTAAAGAACGCTCTTATAGTGATCAAAGATCTTAAAAGGGAATCTGGTTAAAATCCAGAACAGCCCCCGCTACTGTATGAAGGACGAACATCTTGATAATGTCACTGGAAAACCGGGAAGACCAAGATAAGTAGGAAGAGTTCAAGTCAGGAGACCTGCTATATGAGTAAGCAATCACTTTCGGTGGGAGAGTAAGAGCAATAGTAATTATATTGTTAATGTATTTTTAAGAAAGGTAACTTATGTTAGCTGGATTGAAATACATTTTTCTTCGTGAGCCCATTTATATTAGGCTCATTTTTTTGTACATAGATTTCACGACTAAGTACAAAACTCCAAC carries:
- a CDS encoding ATP-dependent DNA helicase RecQ produces the protein MNEKHKILKHYFGYDGFREGQEVLIDSILAGKDTVGIMPTGAGKSICYQVPALMMTGITLVISPLISLMQDQVSTLNQAGVHAAYLNSSLSYNQYRLALRYAEEGRYKIIYVAPERLMTEEFQQFAAGADISMISVDEAHCVSQWGQDFRPSYLKIMEFVDCLPNRPIISAFTATATKQVKEDIISILRLQDPTCLTTGFDRSNLFFSVKTPGDKFAEVSRYLMEHGKQSGIIYCQTRKVVEEVHERLLKEGYAVTRYHAGLSDRERKQNQEDFIYDVKPIMVATNAFGMGIDKSNVRFVIHYNMPKDMESYYQEAGRAGRDEEPSECILLYGGQDVVLNQFFIDQNRDNDELDEETLEVIKQRDRERLKKMTFYCITNECLREYMLRYFGEFGDNYCGNCSNCLTQFETEDVTESAKKIIGCVASINERFGMTMVVDILHGSKAAKIKNYGFESNDFYGTLSEVTIPKLRQILNHLVLLNYLHLTEDKYPVLQLTDESQTVLDGDEEIVMKMAKENERPVKKKAKKKSAVLHDVDENLFEQLRELRMSIAKEEHVPPYIIFSDKSLVDMCAKLPKTKEDMLEVSGVGDVKFEKYGQRFLDIINQ
- a CDS encoding transglutaminase-like enzymes, putative cysteine proteases; this encodes MTINKLQLKLNINDFFLSIFLSGTIAFYLLTMIAPSYPLMLSLIFVILTTIFWSCIHERIILPAFCIIQTSLFFLCLLFFHSKLIEGMILLWNLAAHTIGTHSTLYLPVYQTILPKQQNTVCLSMLLFFFFFTISFISNRVAKQRNVFLYLLLLFPLFVFQLLFHIQLSFLLVVAVIVSIFLLRIAKLLSPSEMNSRFLKQLLLYIQQLFLLALLGLLTFHISGKLSLVSLQQEILSSISNFIYDNTLDPLSEGKLSVIQSQSRSKDSALSITMEHPSSMYLKGFIGSVYEHDHWTDLSYQERYENNNLFYWMKEDGFLPASQLSLIHALEQDRKVSSLSSNTTISIKGANKRYFYLPYELSSIQHPEINESALIQNEGFQAKNLKRISNYTFCASSSLVPNYPDIAAKLQEQEAAPSKKLKQYLSDESYYNIFVYKTYCQIPENTRILLKNHLGDVSIKKHSHFSYSSAVDHVRSYLKEHITYSTKKWVLPAQKDFLAYFLEEKPSGYSVQYATAATLMFRYLGIPARYVEGYLVTPENIKGLSDHSTIDIKKSNAHAWVEIYQDGVGFVPIEVTPPYYHVMEQPKAGKLTQEIQSVRQSQKNQSTQNIYHDDPLNLPHEVKLPDSLIDYLQYLRMLVALILIILLGLFFYLQLKKWHTLRVWKRQFHDSDSNCAAIAMFEYVKILLPQITYHSPSDQALLTAEYQEYYENMYALYEKALYSKHSLSPEELTSMVHFLNETIVLLIHHSSLFKRIKHRYYDFLY
- a CDS encoding MoxR-like ATPases — translated: MENYKKAISEIQKVIIGKDEIIEKIFLSILSKGHILLDDIPGVGKTTLALAFRKVLGLDYKRIQFTPDVVPSDVIGYTVYHKDTGEFAFQPGAVMCNLLLADEINRALSRTQAALLEVMEERQITVDGVTHPVPSPFIVFATQNPIGSVGTQLLPQSQLDRFLVCLHMGYPDFQSQVNILRDRQTSNPLDEIQQIMTVEELLSLQASVRQVFVSDSILEYITHLCEKTRNDERIALGISPRGALALNNIAKANAFYQGRDYVIPEDILTLVNDVFSHRIILSSKARLDHIEIDALLAEILSSIPLPAQKH
- a CDS encoding putative surface/cell-adhesion protein, with product MGKRMVNPTIRHFITKLLLIMFLFLPYSKIHATSNDIITKTLSGILNWQKMNYNLSSNDSLLASEFTDASGSSNADWFVFGMARSGVADYYHVYQNALSDGLITRYANRTELANEKPTEWHRLCLTILALGGDPTSITCSDTKQSINLIKDGVYDRSDLMSLKSQGLNSYIWALITIDSIRYPIPKESNCSRESLIQSILSYQLKDGGFSLSSTGCDVDITAMAIQALSPYYNLEQSFSYIRKCDGKKIDETIRSVIDRSLHILSQSQGKDGDFMSYGESNVESTSQVLVALCSLGIDYKTDSRFIKKGHTILDGILKYKQKDGGFAHCIQRDKHSDVMASGQVFYSLSALLRYKDHLRNLYDLRPSMDAKTTNRIASLTKKIQAITIHSKKDFISILYDEYCKIEPSERCYVHNYFQLSDAMKRNDLPISHPTLLSDF